A window of the Deltaproteobacteria bacterium genome harbors these coding sequences:
- the typA gene encoding translational GTPase TypA produces the protein MTPVVNNTIRNIAIIAHVDHGKTTLVDFMLRQSGTFRANQAVDERVMDSMDLERERGITIASKNCSIHWKGVKINIIDTPGHSDFGGEVERGLKMVDGAILLVDASEGPLPQTRFVLKKALEARLKIIVVINKIDRKDARPREVLDEIYSLFIDLDADESQIEFPVLYAIGRDGISQKTLEEKGSDLSPLFDSILSEIPPPLYHLEEPFQMLVTNLSYSDYVGRLAIGRVFNGGTKKNESLVCLPKEGAPRPLRISSLQVYDGIRLKEVEEVFPGEIILLSGIEEVEIGDTIGSANSPKPLKRITVDEPTVSMQFMINTSPFAGREGKIVQSRKILERLRKETLHNVALHVETGEGAESFTVKGRGEFQMAILIETMRREGFEISVGRPQVIFKEKNGAKLEPIEHLFIDCPEEFMGILTESISLRLGRMINLVNHGSGRIRIEFSIPSRGLIGYRTQFLTDTKGMGIMNSYLMGYEPYRGDMKGRTCGVLVSDRQGMSVAYALFHLEPRGILFIEPGVPVYEGMIVGEHNREQDLNVNPAKEKKLTNIRAAGRDENVILSPILPMTLERAIEFIRDDEQIEVTPKSIRLRKNILPQNMRK, from the coding sequence TTGACCCCAGTCGTTAACAACACAATTCGCAACATTGCGATCATCGCGCATGTCGATCATGGCAAGACGACGCTCGTTGACTTCATGCTCCGCCAAAGCGGCACCTTTCGTGCCAATCAGGCGGTTGATGAACGAGTGATGGACAGCATGGATCTGGAGCGTGAACGGGGGATCACGATCGCCTCAAAAAACTGTTCGATCCACTGGAAAGGGGTCAAGATCAACATCATTGATACCCCGGGCCACTCCGATTTTGGAGGAGAGGTGGAACGGGGACTCAAGATGGTGGATGGCGCGATCCTCCTCGTCGATGCCTCGGAGGGACCGCTTCCCCAGACCCGGTTTGTGCTGAAGAAGGCACTCGAGGCACGGCTCAAGATCATCGTTGTCATTAACAAGATTGACCGTAAGGATGCCCGTCCCCGCGAGGTCCTGGATGAGATTTACAGCCTTTTTATCGACCTGGATGCCGATGAATCACAGATTGAATTTCCGGTGCTCTACGCGATCGGCCGCGACGGTATCTCCCAGAAAACCCTGGAAGAGAAAGGGAGCGATCTTTCTCCCCTCTTCGATTCGATTCTGAGTGAGATACCGCCTCCCCTCTATCATCTCGAAGAGCCGTTTCAGATGCTCGTGACGAATCTCTCCTACTCCGATTACGTCGGGCGGCTTGCCATTGGCCGGGTTTTTAATGGCGGAACGAAAAAGAATGAGAGCCTAGTCTGCCTCCCGAAAGAAGGCGCCCCAAGACCGCTCAGGATCTCAAGCCTGCAGGTCTATGACGGCATCCGCCTTAAGGAGGTTGAAGAGGTTTTTCCAGGCGAGATCATTCTGCTCTCCGGTATTGAGGAGGTTGAGATTGGCGACACAATCGGCTCGGCCAACTCCCCCAAACCACTGAAGAGAATCACGGTTGATGAACCGACGGTCTCGATGCAATTTATGATCAACACCTCCCCCTTTGCCGGCCGGGAGGGTAAAATCGTCCAGTCCCGAAAAATCCTCGAACGCTTGCGAAAGGAGACACTCCACAACGTGGCGCTACATGTTGAGACGGGAGAGGGGGCTGAGAGTTTTACGGTCAAGGGGCGGGGAGAATTTCAGATGGCGATCCTGATTGAAACGATGCGCCGGGAGGGGTTTGAAATTTCGGTCGGACGTCCCCAGGTTATTTTTAAGGAAAAGAACGGCGCCAAACTGGAGCCGATCGAACATCTCTTCATTGATTGTCCCGAGGAGTTTATGGGGATCCTCACGGAGAGTATCTCGCTACGTCTTGGGCGCATGATCAATCTGGTCAATCACGGTTCCGGGAGGATCCGGATTGAATTCTCAATCCCAAGCCGCGGGCTGATCGGTTATCGGACCCAGTTTTTGACCGATACAAAAGGGATGGGGATCATGAATTCCTACCTTATGGGGTACGAGCCGTATCGTGGTGATATGAAGGGACGCACCTGCGGGGTTCTCGTGTCGGATCGTCAGGGAATGTCAGTCGCCTATGCCCTCTTTCACCTTGAGCCGCGTGGCATTCTCTTCATTGAGCCCGGCGTCCCGGTCTATGAGGGGATGATCGTTGGCGAACACAACCGGGAACAGGACTTGAATGTCAATCCAGCTAAAGAAAAGAAGCTGACGAATATTCGTGCTGCCGGCCGTGATGAAAACGTGATCTTGAGCCCCATACTCCCGATGACCCTCGAGCGGGCGATTGAGTTCATCCGGGACGATGAACAGATTGAAGTGACGCCGAAAAGTATCCGGCTTCGAAAAAATATCTTACCTCAAAATATGCGCAAGTGA
- the hutU gene encoding urocanate hydratase, producing the protein MSPINAPTGTQLTCKGWIQEAALRMLMNNLSPDVAEDPEQLIVYGGSGKAARNWECYEKIVHCLKNLENDETLLIQSGKPVGVLKSRPEAPRVLLANSNLVGHWDNWEVFRELEKKGLIMYGQMTAGSWIYIGTQGILQGTYETFAEAGRKYFKGDLSGRWILSAGLGGMGGAQPLAATMNGAVFLGVEIDPKRIERRLKTRYLDETTDDLDRALERISEYRKKRQPRSIGLLGNAATIYPELLRRKSIPDIVTDQTSAHDELNGYVPKDLPLEKALSLRKSNPEDYMRRAYESIAVHVEAMVGFKKRGAIVFDYGNNIRRQAEKAGAQEAFAFPGFVVEFIRPLFCEGKGPFRWVALSGDPEDIYTTDRKLIELFPNNDPLKRWLRMARERITFQGLPARICWLGYGEREKAGVLFNDLVRRGEVKAPIVIGRDHLDCGSVASPYRETEGMKDGSDAIADWPILNALINAVNGASWISVHDGGGVGIGNSLHSGMVIVADGTKEAEGRLRRVLTSDPAMGVLRHADAGYEEAISVASLAHILR; encoded by the coding sequence ATGAGTCCAATTAATGCACCAACAGGCACCCAACTCACCTGTAAAGGCTGGATTCAGGAGGCGGCCCTCCGGATGCTCATGAACAATCTTTCTCCTGATGTTGCGGAGGATCCGGAGCAACTTATTGTCTATGGTGGATCAGGCAAGGCGGCCCGAAACTGGGAATGTTATGAAAAGATCGTTCACTGTCTCAAAAACCTCGAGAATGACGAGACGCTTCTGATCCAGTCCGGCAAACCGGTTGGGGTCCTGAAATCACGTCCCGAGGCCCCTCGCGTTCTGTTGGCGAATTCCAATCTTGTCGGCCACTGGGACAACTGGGAGGTCTTTCGTGAACTGGAGAAAAAAGGATTGATCATGTACGGTCAGATGACGGCTGGCTCCTGGATCTACATCGGCACGCAGGGAATTCTTCAGGGGACCTACGAAACGTTTGCCGAGGCGGGCCGCAAATATTTCAAGGGGGATCTCTCCGGCCGCTGGATCCTCTCCGCCGGGCTTGGTGGCATGGGTGGGGCGCAGCCACTCGCTGCAACGATGAATGGAGCCGTTTTCCTTGGTGTTGAAATCGATCCGAAACGAATCGAACGCCGTCTCAAGACAAGATATCTCGATGAGACGACGGATGATCTTGACCGGGCCCTCGAGAGGATTTCAGAATACCGCAAAAAGAGACAACCGCGAAGCATCGGCCTTCTGGGAAACGCCGCCACCATTTATCCGGAGCTTTTGCGACGAAAGAGTATCCCGGATATTGTGACCGACCAGACATCGGCCCATGATGAATTGAATGGCTACGTTCCAAAAGATCTTCCCCTTGAGAAGGCACTCTCTCTTCGCAAGTCGAATCCAGAAGATTATATGAGAAGGGCGTATGAGTCGATCGCGGTTCATGTCGAGGCGATGGTTGGATTCAAAAAAAGAGGGGCCATCGTCTTTGATTATGGCAATAACATCCGAAGACAGGCGGAGAAGGCTGGCGCTCAAGAGGCGTTTGCATTTCCAGGATTTGTCGTCGAATTTATTCGTCCGCTCTTCTGTGAAGGGAAGGGGCCGTTTCGCTGGGTTGCCCTCTCCGGCGATCCGGAGGATATCTACACAACCGATCGGAAACTGATCGAACTTTTTCCAAATAACGACCCGCTCAAGCGATGGCTCCGAATGGCGCGCGAGAGAATCACCTTTCAAGGCCTCCCCGCAAGGATCTGCTGGCTTGGCTATGGCGAGAGGGAGAAGGCGGGAGTGCTTTTTAATGACCTTGTTCGTCGTGGAGAGGTAAAGGCCCCGATCGTCATCGGAAGGGATCACCTTGATTGCGGCTCGGTCGCTTCCCCTTACCGGGAGACCGAGGGGATGAAGGACGGGAGTGATGCGATCGCCGACTGGCCGATCCTCAATGCCTTGATCAACGCGGTCAATGGGGCCTCCTGGATTTCAGTTCATGATGGGGGAGGGGTCGGGATTGGCAATTCCCTTCATTCCGGAATGGTCATTGTTGCGGATGGAACGAAAGAGGCCGAAGGGCGTCTTCGGCGTGTTTTAACATCCGACCCTGCGATGGGAGTCCTTCGTCATGCCGATGCGGGGTATGAGGAGGCGATTTCTGTCGCCTCACTTGCGCATATTTTGAGGTAA